TCGAATCCAGCCCCATCGAAGACGCGGCCGAGGCCGTCGCGCGCCGCGAGGAAGACTTCATCTATAACGGTTCGCCCAGCTTCGGCGTGGAGGGTCTGTTAACCGCCAGGGGTCGCAACGAAGTGACCATGGGCGACTGGTCCAAGGTCGAGCAGTCCATAAACGACGTGCTGAAAGCCGTAGAAACCCTGGACCAGGCGGGCTTTTACGGGCCATACGCGCTGGCGCTGCCACCGCGGGATTACAACAACCTGTTCAAGCGATACGAAGGCACGGACATGCTGCAACACGATCACCTGCGGCGCCTGTGCAAACTGGGCATCTACAAGGCGCCGATCGAAATTGCGGTGCTGGTCGACGCCAGGGTGGGCAAACTGGTGGTGGGCCAGGACGCCATGGCAGGCTATTCGTCCAACGACGGCATTCATTACCATCTTTTCATCAGCGAAAGCATCGTGCCCTTGCTGATCGAGCACAAGGCCATCTGCACCCTGAGCGCGAATCCGGCGGCGGCGTAGGTTTATCCGCCCGCGCGCCGCAGCGCGCTCAACTGTTCGATGAACAGCGGCTCATCTTCCAGACAGCGCAAATCCAGTTTGAGCGCGCCGTTCTGAATGCGGCCGATGATGGGGACAGGCAGGTATCGAAAGGCGCGCGCCATGTCTTCCAACCCATCCCCTTCGTGTTTGTCCGCCCGTGTCGACGCGATTGAAAGGCGCCAGCTCGGCAGACGGTCCACCGGCAGCGAGCCGCTGCCTACCTGACTGTCGCAGCTTTCGATGCTTACTTCCCAACTCGCGGGAAGCGCCTGGCGCGCGATCGGAAGCATTTTGAAAGCCAGCGCCTTGATTTCGTCGGCTGACCGCGCAAGAAGCCTCAAGCCCGGCAGCTCGCGGATCAGGTGCTCCGGCCTCCCGTATAACTTCAACACCGCCCCCAGCGCAGCCATGGTCAGCTTATCGACCCGCAGGGCGCGCTTTAGCGGATTGCGGTTGAGGCGCTCGATTAACGCCTTGCGCCCAACGATCAATCCCGCCTGCGGCCCGCCCAGCAATTTATCACCGGAAAACGTAACGATATCGGCGCCCGCGGTCAGGCTTTCGGCTGGTGTGGGTTCATGCGGCAAACCGTATTGCGCCAAATCGATCAGACTCCCGCTGCCCAGATCGACCAGCAGTGGCAGGTCTTGGGCATGCGCCAACTCCGCCAGCACCTTTTCCGGCACCGACTTGGTGAACCCCCTGATCTCGTAACTGCTGGTATGTACACGCATAACGAGCGCCGTGTCCGCGTTGATTGCGTTGCGGTAATCGCGTGCGTGCGTGCGGTTGGTGGTGCCCACCTCAACTAGACGGCTGCCGGAGATGGCCATAATGTCAGGTATCCGGAACGCCCCGCCGATCTCCACCAGCTCGCCGCGCGAGACGATGGTCTCGCGGTCGACCGCCAGAGTGTTGAGCGCGAGCACCACCGCCGCCGCATTGTTGTTGACCACGGTCGCGGCTTGTGCGCCTGTCAGCGCTACCAGCAGTTCTTCGATGTGCGACTCGCGCCGTCCGCGTTCACCGGTCGCGAGATCATATTCGACATTGCATGCGCCCGCGGCCGCGACGAGCGCGCGCACCGCCGAATCGGGTAACGGCGCGCGGCCCAGATTGGTGTGCAGCACCGTACCGGTCAGATTGAAAATGGGTTTGAGCGCCGGTTGAGACCGCGCTTCCAGCGACGCCTCGCAGCGCGCCCGCAGATACGCGTCGGTATCTTCCACCTTCCAGTCGCCGACGCGGATCGCCGCGCGCGCTTGGCTCAGCGCGGTGCGTATGGCGTCGAGCACGGCGGTTCGGCCATGCGCGTCTTGCAGCGGTTCCAGCGATTCGCATCGCAGCAGCTTTTCCACCGACGGCAGCGCCGAGAACCGGCGAGCCATATCTTCATCCATGCGCGATTCCGGCCTCAGGATGGCGGAAGAGAGTGGGAGTCGAACCCACCAAGGACCGCCTGACGGCTCTCCCCGGATTTGAAGTCCGGACGCCCCACCGGGGATCGAATCTCTTCCATACGCGCAATTATAGGCGCACCGCTCGCCGCGTGTCCGGTGCGCCAAATATGGCCGAGGCGCTGCCGCGGAGCCGCCGCCCATCTTTGACTCGCAAGGTCAGGCTCACGCGGTCGAAATATTCCAGCAACTCGATCGTGACGTTGCGATCGACACCCGTGCCCTCGCGGAACAGCCGCATGGTAATGAGGTTGCCGCCTTGCGTATCGCAAAGCGCTTCGGTGCTGGCCGCCAGTGCCGCGATGGTGTGTGGCGGGTAATAAAGCTCATCGGAAATCTCACAGATATTTCCGGCTTTTGCCTGGCGCTTGAGCAACGCCTTGATGCGTGTCCGGTCTTCCTTGAACATCTCCGCTAGCTCGCGCGGTCGCGGCGGCCGTAATCCGCCCGCGTCGATCTTCACGTAAAGTCGCCGCCACAGGTTTTCCTCGATCGGCGACAGGCGATCGACATGTCCGGGCAGATGCAAAAGCGCGCCGTGGCGCAGAATCGCGCCTTCGGCGATCAGTTCGTCGATTGCAATTTTCACCAGCACGCCGGGCGCCTGATCGCGCAGTAGCTGCCGTAGCCTGCCCTCGGTAAGGCCGGGTTCGGCTGGCAAACGTTCGTGATGGTCGGCGAGCGCGACCAGCACTTCCCCGCGCAACGTGTGCCATTCGGCGAAAGCGACGCCGACAGGTTTTTCCGCGACCTCGAACAGATGGAATTCGCATGTTTCGCGCAGCCTGTGGATTTCTTCAAGATGCAGATTCCAGATCAGGCCGAAGCCGTCGAGATCAACACCATGAGCGCCCCGCAGTTCCAGCAGTCGCGCAAGCGCCGCGGTGGCCGTTGGCAGTTCAAGCGCGGCAAGCCATGTCATCCTCTGCGGCTTGCGTCGGCCGCGCGCTGTAGCCAGAGGATCGAGCACCTCGCCACCTGCCAGTGTGCGCAGCGCCGACTGGTCTCGCACGATGAATTTGTCGCCACGTAATGCCGGTACCGGCTTGTCCAGCACGATCTGGACCAAGCCGGCCGCGCCCGGCTCAATTGATTCTTTTTCCAGGATCGCGACACGGCCGCTCATATCCGCCGCGCCGATGTGAACGTGTACCGGCGTCCAGTGCCGCAGCACACGCGCCTCCGAGGGCAACACACGCAGTCGGCCGTCAAGGCGCAGGGTCGGCCGGTGCAAGGCTGGCGCCACCAGCCAGTCGCCACGCCGGATGGCCCGTGTGTTTAGTTTC
The Gammaproteobacteria bacterium genome window above contains:
- a CDS encoding encapsulin — encoded protein: ESSPIEDAAEAVARREEDFIYNGSPSFGVEGLLTARGRNEVTMGDWSKVEQSINDVLKAVETLDQAGFYGPYALALPPRDYNNLFKRYEGTDMLQHDHLRRLCKLGIYKAPIEIAVLVDARVGKLVVGQDAMAGYSSNDGIHYHLFISESIVPLLIEHKAICTLSANPAAA
- a CDS encoding L-seryl-tRNA(Sec) selenium transferase; amino-acid sequence: MARRFSALPSVEKLLRCESLEPLQDAHGRTAVLDAIRTALSQARAAIRVGDWKVEDTDAYLRARCEASLEARSQPALKPIFNLTGTVLHTNLGRAPLPDSAVRALVAAAGACNVEYDLATGERGRRESHIEELLVALTGAQAATVVNNNAAAVVLALNTLAVDRETIVSRGELVEIGGAFRIPDIMAISGSRLVEVGTTNRTHARDYRNAINADTALVMRVHTSSYEIRGFTKSVPEKVLAELAHAQDLPLLVDLGSGSLIDLAQYGLPHEPTPAESLTAGADIVTFSGDKLLGGPQAGLIVGRKALIERLNRNPLKRALRVDKLTMAALGAVLKLYGRPEHLIRELPGLRLLARSADEIKALAFKMLPIARQALPASWEVSIESCDSQVGSGSLPVDRLPSWRLSIASTRADKHEGDGLEDMARAFRYLPVPIIGRIQNGALKLDLRCLEDEPLFIEQLSALRRAGG
- the selB gene encoding selenocysteine-specific translation elongation factor encodes the protein MIIGTAGHIDHGKTALIKALTGVDTDRLAEEKRRGVTIDLGYAYYELPDGHIMGFVDVPGHEKFVHNMLSGALGIDYVLLVIAADDGPMPQTREHLAIMDLLALKKGVVALSKIDRVTPARIEAAEHSIQAMLAGTSLAGADIMRVSAKTGAGVAALFRQLGEVAHMQSLRAGSGQFRLAVDRCFSIKGAGTVVTGTVHAGMARVDDRLLISPAGLSARVRRIRCQNRTTDIGRAGDRCALNLTGAKLNTRAIRRGDWLVAPALHRPTLRLDGRLRVLPSEARVLRHWTPVHVHIGAADMSGRVAILEKESIEPGAAGLVQIVLDKPVPALRGDKFIVRDQSALRTLAGGEVLDPLATARGRRKPQRMTWLAALELPTATAALARLLELRGAHGVDLDGFGLIWNLHLEEIHRLRETCEFHLFEVAEKPVGVAFAEWHTLRGEVLVALADHHERLPAEPGLTEGRLRQLLRDQAPGVLVKIAIDELIAEGAILRHGALLHLPGHVDRLSPIEENLWRRLYVKIDAGGLRPPRPRELAEMFKEDRTRIKALLKRQAKAGNICEISDELYYPPHTIAALAASTEALCDTQGGNLITMRLFREGTGVDRNVTIELLEYFDRVSLTLRVKDGRRLRGSASAIFGAPDTRRAVRL